The genomic region tgacatcttcttagctttttgggtgggtttttgttgttttttttttgtttgggaatgaatgtgactagcttctagtatctttccccacagacggcgccaattgttccgggtgtaattccagagcaagtatagttaccacccgtggcttgttgaatgatgtcttgagttggattctcctttggtcttaaccgttcctctcggcctctcctgcaacaatgaacgaactgagggcttggctttatgccaagcgtactcactccgacgctcaagtcagtaaacttaaaggataagttgttacttggctgaatgtatattgtagagagataaggaagatattaccagatgaatagtgtatttaggtttagttgtgtatttgttggatcctttcctcaatgaaggttgaggagtatttataggctttcaccttttgtcacgtagtggccaagtggccaagtggctagcaggtggaaagactgatctacccctcggccgaggtttctatggaaggccggcgggccctgttgactcaccgccgaggggtcttggatatgagtacgcgggtgtgtgccccggctggcaggttgtcatgccgagaccaAGCTAACAGCCGATGGGTCAGATCGGCtaaatttgtctaagtcgttgacttgctgtggatacctttgaccttgctcaatatgttgacttggtcagcggtgcagaatatgccccatcaattaggTATTAAATACATTAGTTGAAAAGCATTAGAATGCTTCTTTCTTATCTTTTTTATTTCTTCTTATCTTATTAGATCTACCAATATGTTATATGTCCAATAATTACCGTAATATTAtctttttttattatttcttATTATCTTTTTTTTATTTCTTCTTATCTTATTAGATCATCGGTAGTTCAGTACTTATGTAGAGTAGTAGTGTCGTTATAGGATTGTTAATAATTATTATCTTCTAGAATTTAATATTAATAACAGTGTTTCGTAAAAGGTGGAGACTAtaaaatcgctcgaaaaaagcctcctttaataatatatatatatatatatatatatatatatatatatatatatatatatatatatatatatatatatatatattgatttttatttgggTTGTGAATTAGTCTCAACCTGACCTGCTTAAACCATCCAAATCAAAACTCTTTCCGCTATCTAATACTTATATTTTATAATCCCTCATATTTACTATTTTCTTCCATATTTCTTTAAACGAATTATTAGGTTTTCTTCtacttttttattttggaaacctttactcttattttattcattccccTCTCTTATCACAAAACCTCACTCAActattttactcatattttattactttgctTAATATTTTGGCTCCACAATTCCTAATTTAACACCTATTTAtttacaataggtcttggtatagacgggtgtgGCGTAtaaacgggtaaagacctctaataaaatgggtaggggggacaaggtggggcacccccatgtgcttcccactttatggcaaatgggtattttgtgaggggaaatggtatccgtctatatgtatagacggatagtgtccgtctataatgagaatttgtgatttatttatcCCTATCTTCTATCACTAAACCCCACAAAACCATTTTActtctcttttattttttttcttaatcCTTGTGCTGTTAGCAAAAGGGAAGAATATTACGGAGAATAGAATGGAGTATAATATATTAACGGATGAAAAACATACTGGGATTATGTATAATATACTATACACTTGTTATATACGGCCACACAGAATGACTACGTGTTTAACTACGGATAAGTAGAATTGACCCAATCACGAAGGCCCTATATAAAAACAGGAACATCACCCATAATTAAGATTCCATTCTAGGTGAAAATGGCAGACAAAAACAGAAATACAATAATGGCTGATCCGGAGCTGAAGCTTCTTGGTGTATGGTGCAGTCCATTCAGTCGAAGAATAGAGATTGCCCTTAATTTAAAGGGCATACCCTATGAATACATTGAAGAAGATCTCCATAACAAAAGCCCGGAGCTCTTGAAATACAATCATGTTCATAAACAGGTACCAGTTCTTGTGATCCAAGGAGTTCCCATCGCCGAATCACTCGTCATTTTGGAATACATTGATGATACATGGAAAGATAAACCTCTGTTCCCACAACAACCTTATGACAAAGCAATGGCACGCTTCTGGGCTAAATTCATTGATGATAAGGTATaatgttttttgttttatttttctttgCCTCTTTCCACATACACCGGTGTAGCTATAGCATCAATTTTTTCAGTTTAGTGTCAACTTCAAAGGAGGAAAAATATCTGCGGAATATCATTTAATTGTTGTTTGAAAGGATAAGATTAGAGTAGAAAAGAGAGGGATCATATCGTTCGTTGCATGTATTTCTGCCACACTGCTGGTCAAAGTATTACGAGAGCATCTTTTAATACAAATAAGACGGCCGATTTAATCACGACATTATAGGCTGACTTTAATAAAAGAATCGGTCATTTGATTCATGCAAAACATCAAAGATGATTTTGAGAGGGTGTCTATGTCAAACATTAATAGCATTGGTAAATGTAGCCATGTAGGTAGAATGACCTTAGTCCTACTTATTCTATCCAataagtctcccttgtgacggtcacaaataagagacggccaaatgtgaccactttttgataaaatgtaaccaTTCATAAACTGTTCATAAAATGTTACCTAtgaaaaaatggtcacattttctcataaaatggtcacatttgacCCGTCTCTTATTTGAGACGAACACTACCCGTCGCAAATAAGAATTTGCGTATTCTATCAGTACCTGATAGAAGGGTAAtagtgaaaaagaaaagaaaaaaaagttgtATAACATACAATAAAGTGGGTCTAGGATTTATAGGGTAATATTTTGGTCATGCTAGAGTTATTATTCACCCATAAATAGATGCAATGGTGATAAGGATACCAAGCAAATTTGTATAGTATTAACTTCtataaattatattattgttACATGCATAGTGCTTGCCGTCACTAAGGAAGGCATTGTGGGGAccagagaaagaagaagaaaagtcgGAAGAAGAGGCGCGTAACAACTTAAAAGAACTAGAAAAGGAGCTGAAAGGGAAGAAGTTTTTTGGAGGTGAAAATATAGGATATTTGGACATTGTTGCCAACTTCATTGCGTATTGGCTTGATGCTATTCAACAAGCAAGTggtaaacaaatattcacaagacaCCAATTCCCGACCTTAAGTAAATGGAAGGATGATTTCTTGAATTGCAATGCTGTCAAACAAAAGTTGCCTCCTTGGGATCGTCTTGTTGTTTACTACCAAATTCGTATTGAAGCTGCCAAAGCCCTCAACTAATTTGGGATGGAGTCTAAACAAATTGAAATTAGCAAACCATGTCCTGTTTATATTATGTAATAACGTTAATGTAACTTTTGTCGATTATTATCAATTTGAAATTGTTTTAAAATTCAGTCAACTTCTACTACTAATTATTCCCAAGTGGA from Silene latifolia isolate original U9 population chromosome 3, ASM4854445v1, whole genome shotgun sequence harbors:
- the LOC141647773 gene encoding glutathione S-transferase U8-like; the protein is MADKNRNTIMADPELKLLGVWCSPFSRRIEIALNLKGIPYEYIEEDLHNKSPELLKYNHVHKQVPVLVIQGVPIAESLVILEYIDDTWKDKPLFPQQPYDKAMARFWAKFIDDKCLPSLRKALWGPEKEEEKSEEEARNNLKELEKELKGKKFFGGENIGYLDIVANFIAYWLDAIQQASGKQIFTRHQFPTLSKWKDDFLNCNAVKQKLPPWDRLVVYYQIRIEAAKALN